The nucleotide window GACGACTGATTGGCCAGTTCTAGGTTCTGTGCACTGAGTcttcaccgaactttgaattaacaggtgagcagctgtttgtgcagcttcagggttctgtggaccgAGTCCTGCAGCCGGCTCATTTACTGCAGGGGactttaacagtttcagaaagaaaagctgcaaccagcatcaccacaggcgAAGCAAACAGCCCTTTtacagacactgcactagttattAATaactagaaaaaaaagaaaacaaaatacaaccaaatatctAGAACTGAATTAagaaagtaaacattttttatgaaaaaaaaccaTAAGTGCAAATACTTTCTGCCGaataagttttcatatcggcaCATATCAGCAAGCATAAATGCTGATACCTATGTCTGTGAAAGGATAGTAACTTATTTTATGTGCAAACCAGTAAAGAACTTGCCAACTCCTCACAGAAAGAGGATCCCAACTAGGATTCCAACCTTCTTGATGTGAGGCAGGGACATTACCGACCGGAGGAAACAGAAAGCGAGCATCATGACAGCCTCTAAGGGTCACACAAATTATCCTCCaggcacaaattaaaaactacaaatgaGCATAACAGGATTAGCATTtcagataaacacaaatattcTCAGGTTATTATTCTGTTCGGTGTCTTGTTGCATGCGCAGGGTTGTGTTTCACCCATTAGCTGTTGTGATGCTCATTAACAAATGAACATGAGGGGCAGCAGGTTGAGGTGTGATGGAGTCGTTTAATTATCCCCACGGCATTCAGGGCCCATcgttgaataaatacaaaatgtggaCTTGTTATGCATTACTGTACTGCTGAACATGAACTTGTTTCCAACTGACATTGTTCCCAAGCAGTGGATTAGAGTTtaagtttttacatttctcacaTGTACGAAGcagaaaaatcatttaaaagtgaAACCGAATGTTCTAGCAGGCGAGTAGTGAGGCCGTAGTGAgtctgagtcagtgtttggCGCTTTATCGTCCACTTGTGACTGAAACCGCGCGGCTGATGACGATTTCACATGCAGAGCAACCGAttccagtttcttcttcttgagcGGATACAGGATCACGACCTTGGTTAAGCTTAGTGTTGTCAGGGAAACCAATatttaaatgatgctgtttgtgaTCGCAGAAGCAAGAGGAatactttctttctctcttcctcccctgaCTTTGCTCTGTTCAACCCTTTTGTGCACATGACAATACACTCAAAAGAGGTGAATCGGGTGGAGtgttaaagagacagaaaatgaatctcGGGGCAAGGACACAGGAGGTCATGTAGCCGGTAAACAACGCgtaaacatttatttccttaCACCGCAGCTTTGCCATTGTAGGAATTCATGTCAGCATGTAAGACAGAACAAGATGATCCGTTCCGAGACGTCCTTATTAGTTACTTATTGAATCTCTGCTTGCTGTTACTGACGTATAAGGAACGAGGGGACGGGACTGAGATGAGGACAGGGCTAACGTGGCATCAGGTGGTCAGCTGATCTGCTGAGCGTGACCCTGGCTGTTTCTGCACAATGAACACGCAGCCTTGAGTCGCCTCGTTTCCCGCATTCATTCTTCTCGCCTCTTGCTCTCTGTGCTTCTGTCCCTCAGCCTTTTCTTCGTGAATCCTCAATACATTTACACGTCCAGGGACCGGAACACAGGCTGCAGGACCAAGGCTGCAACAAAACTTTAGTGTTCAATGAAGAGGCTAAGACGgcgagggaggaggtggaggaggtggaggagaagtcCTTTCTCAAGTAagttctttattttcttttacacaacGTAAAGGTCATTGCTTTCAGAGATGTTCTTTCTTCAGCTGCGGACATTAAAACCTTGTTTGGTCTGTGTAATCTGATGTTGTGACGCCACTTGTCCAAGGAAAAGCCTAAGGTACACAATTCACCGCTCCACTTCATGTACACAAACGGATGATATGTAACACAACATGATACATAACAATGAAAGATGTGTAAAGTAATTGAAGAGGTTGTCAAGACAAATGCCACAAAATGAGTCCCCTCGGAAGTTATTATACGATCGAACCGACAATGGTGCATGACGATATACTGTACGTCAAAGAAGGGAAGAGTGCTAGCGTCAAACCCAATAGACAATATATTCATGAGGATGAAAACACCACATCTACAAGTCCTTCTTCACCTTGAGAACAATCCTGGTTTCTTCACAGGCTTTCGAAGGCACAGCTTCCCTTCCTTTTAGTGGTGCACACGTATGATGTCACTGCGTGGGGTACCGCTCTGGCAGGTGGGACACAAGACGTTATTGGATGTTACTGTAGTGACGGAGTTTGGAGCGTGTGGTCGCCTCTGCAGGCAGGCGCGGCAGAGCAAATGGCCGCAGGTCAGACGGTAGATGGAAGACGCAGATGTGGAGTAAACAGAGACGGAACAGGAACAAGCGGAGCACGTCTTCTCACCTGGCAAGAAAATGGGAGGGGAAATTAACAGTCTGTGGATTTCTATGAAATAATACATCAATATGTGTGAAAGCTAAATCAGATgttaagtattttattataCTATAAGGGAAAAGTCAGCACTCTGAAAAGTCATCATGGTAATCATTTTAGATCTTTTGCCAGGCAAACAGTAGAAATATGGTTTTCACATTAGATTTAACTCGTCTTTGTTGGACCTTGTTCAATGTTTTTGCCAAACAATTCTATATTTCTTTACTCAGAGACCTCTGCACTGGCCCCCTGGCTGCATCGTCTGGAATTACCTCATTCATATAGATGGGAGGGCCTGGTTTTTAGTTTGGAGGTGGCTTTAGAGCAGGGCTCACTTGCTCTAATACGTGTTAGCAAAAACATATGCTTACACACACGCTGCCTTTGGACTTATTTCCTCcatattgaaaaatataaatctcAGGAATTTTTGTAGTACAAAGACGAGCAgaagagatttttattttattttaattcaatttctaGAGCTATTTTCAGGCATGAACTAAGGGAAATGAACTTCAGCAGGTGACTGTCTGGGTCAgacgtgtttttaaaaaaatcgtGAAATCCATAACATGTTTCTGAGTCGATCTTTACAAATCCTACCTGTGCCGATGTTGGGAATGTCTGAACTCAGACTCTGCTGCGTGGTGTTCAGTGCTTCACTGTCACGAGTATCCCGTCTTTGCTGGGACAAGTTTGAGGTGAAGGACGGCCGGCCCTGCAGGGCGGAGAAGAGGGCCTCGTCCAGGCTGGTGGACAGACGCTGCTCATGGGAGCTGCAGGTGGGGACTGGGGTAGTGGTGGTGTCGGAGCAAACATTGACACAAAAGGACAAGTCAGCAGgaaaaaagttaaaacacagaaaactatACAGACGTGTTTGAGGATCTTACGCTAACAGGAAATCTCACACTCACCTGAAAGTGCATCATGTCTTGGTCTTTTTGTTTGAGGTTGTAGTTGCTTCTCATCGAACTCTTCTACTGAATCTCTTCTATAATTTagaaatcttttctttttttgatccaactctgatttattttctgtagcaAGAGGCTGAGAGTAAATTGTACAATTTCCATAATCTGATGATTGTCCTAATCCAGCATCTTCTTCCTGAATAGTGCTCTTTGAGCTTCTAACAGTACTGTTTATTGAGCTCTTACTGAGAAATGGAGCAATGTGGGACTGTCCTTCTTCTCTAGAGGCTATAAGTCTCGAGGCTTGTGGATTCTTTCCTTCCCCTTGTCTCCCCAACATCCCGTCCCTCCTAACCCCCCCTCTCTGCAGGATGAAGTGGTCGATGCGTAGTTTCAGCTGGGGGTTGGGAAGAGGCTGTGAGGTTGAGGTGAACGGGACCCCGGTGAAGGGGTCATTCGGGGGTCGACCCCAAGTGGCTTCTCTCTTCTGGCACTCCTCCAGAGTGGTGTTGTCCACGGATACGCCGCTGGGCAGCAGCATCGGCAGCATCATTACCTCCTGGGTTAAAGGATCAAGGAACTCTTCTGGGATGGAATGACTGCTGGAGtcagacaaaaagacaacaggTGGTTATCAAAACTCTAAGAAAACTGGtatcttttatcattttaagcTCCATCTATATGCGAATAGAAAGATAATacatttatagagcacttttgAAGCTTAACCGTATAATTCAAATATACCTTAGAGGTGTGGCTGCTTGCTGTGGTTGACTGGCTTGTCTGACAGAGGAGGTAAAAAACCCAGGCTGCGGCAGTCGTCTTTCACTGGCCTCGTGGACCGTTTTGatcctctccacttcctgtggaggGCAGCAGCGAGCAGGTTGTCCCCACACAGACAGAGCCTTGAACCCCAGAGCTGAGGCAGAACCGCCAAACGCCAAGGTCACTCGAAGCTGCGTCACGGCGCCCAACGAAAGCGCACCCCTGCTCCACAGATCCTCCTGTCGACAGTTTGCGGGTAGTGACGGAGGTGGGGAGGGGAACAGGGGCTGGGGGCGAAAATTAGACTGGGAAAAACAGACTCGGGTTAAGTCTCTAAGTTCACATCGACCCACCAGTTTAAACTCGGCCTCAGGTTGGTGGGAGTCAGCGTTTGCTTGACCCTGATCTTTGGCCATCTGGTGCTTGTATGAATACCCACCTACAGCCTCCTCCCCCCACTGTTGGGCCTGAACAGTCCACGGGTGGCCATTACTATGATGGGATTTACTGTCACACTCTTGGTTGTTattattcagtttgttttggtgCTTAACCTGCATCTGAattttttccttttgctgaACCCGTTTGTGTCCTTGATTAAATTTGTGGGAAGGTAGCGGATCAGAGCTGGTGCTGATCTCCAGTCTCTTGCTGGCCTGTCCTCGGTCCATGCCCCAGGGCCACAGCTCCACATCCACCCTGCATAGCTCCACCTGGAAGCCAAACGTCAGTGTCACCTGAGAAGACAAGGGAAAAATTGATAAATTTATTAATAGTAGTGATGACAGCAGTAATTACAATAATATTCCTGACAATAAAGCTACTTTCGGACATGCAATGAACTAACTTTCACCCCTTGGCTGAATGCTCCGGACATTatcttgttgttgtgtctgactggacaatctcctgctgcattctacATAGACAGTGTCTGGAGAATATCCAGACCTAattgtccagacattttccagagttcatgcctgaaaacgGCTAAAGAGATTGAGAGTAGCCCCCCTCTGTGAGAGAGGATGATCGGGAACGTTGCTTGGTATCAGTTACAAAGAGTAATGCCTCTTTAATATTTGGTATTAAAAGGAGAATTTAGACACTTACCACTTTCCCGAATTCCCTTATCAATGATTTCAATGCTCAAATCAAAAGGAAGTCAGTCGCCACATGAATCCGTCACAGGTCAGATTCTTACCCCAACATATGTGAGGCTCCAGGTAATCTTACATTTGATCATGCTTTTATAATTCAAAGCAGGTAAACTACCACAGTACGACAGCTTCATCTTACCTGCACAGGTGGACGTAGAAAGTACTCCAGCTTGAAGCCCTGCCTCTGGAGAGCGGGGTCAGCTGACACAAGGTTTGAGACATCATAGCCGTCTGCACAAAGCTGCagtttgaaaataattaaacattgttaaaagtacttttttttttttaaaggatttagAGAATTGTTTGCCTTTAAACACACATAATGACAACATGTCAGCAAACATGCCTCCCCTGCTCAGAATGGTGGACATGATTTTATTgtgtaaaacatgacaaactTCTCATCTGTCCAATTAGTTTGTTACAATGCTAATTATACTTGATGTTAATTTTAGGCAAATTGTTGATATTTCATGATCAACATCACCAATTGTGAAAAAATTAAGTTTCACAGGCTTGTCATGTTGCAAATGTGACAGAGCGGCACATCACACtcatacaataaaatataaatcatgtgcaacagaaaactgtaaaacttcACGTGGAAGGAGAGGGAACAATATGacagatgatgaaaacattcTTGAATGAGCAAAAGAAACTTTTTCATCAAAGCaatgattaaatatgaaagGTCCAATAAAAATAACCCAACAAGGTCGGTTGTGAATCAGTCTCCCACACACCAATTTGTCcctcttctttattttcacatatttctcCTCCCCCTGCATCCTTGTGTCCAAACACCTTGATTCGTCCCCTTTGTCTCAACACACATCAGAGCTATTCTTAGACTATATTAATTTTTGTGCTATGTAATTGTTAGCAATAGTAACATGTCACCCGGGTGCTGCAGCAGTTTTATACTCAGAACttgtttaataaataaacaacttcaGAAGGTTGTAGGTACATCCAGATAGATCCATGAAATGTGTCGCACCTTGTTGCAATGAACTGTTGTGTAAAAGTGCGGCTGACACAGATTCAAAACCATCCTCCGACCTGCGAAGAGAAGAACTGATTTTAGAGCAGTCTAGAAGATCCTTTACATCACTGATTGTCGGCTTGGAGCTCAAGGCAGAATGAAGGATTCAATGAATACAACTTATGACGTGTTTACAACCATTAAACCTCTGAGCGCATTACAAAATGACCTTCACAGACTTACTGACTGACACCCCCGGATTCTCACGCACAATTTTCAAATTTGCCAGTTCATGGACGTCAGTTCACCTTGTACTGATGAAGAAATAGTAACTTTCACTTATCTTTGACATTATCAGCTGGTTAAAACCACGGCTGCTACTTATAACTGCTGAAATAATCGGCTGATTCATTTTGTCCACGTAAAGATCAACAATTCAGATTTACAATTCTCAATACTGCAATAATCAATCTCATTTCTAAAACacgtatattatatattaagaGATTCATTACTTTAAGAACATGTAAGCATCACTTCTAAAATAGAAATCATGAGATATCACAAAAAGTGGATGCAGATTGTAGGCAGAGGAAACATGAGTAATTtgaaacttttcattttgtttcatgtaGCTCTGCACAGGCCTATTATTAATTTGTCTTCTAAGATTACTGGTGTTTTGGGTTAATGAGATTTGTAAGACCTTGATTGatgaaatgtgattaaaaatgtttcatgtttaataGTCCTAATCTCCTGAAACCTTGATTTTTatgtttcaaaagaaaatgaacacatgCATGTTTGAAATCTTTGAAACCGGCATTTTATGAGAATGACCAGATTAACAATGCTCCCATTTTGTAATTCATTAAACACAAATGCCAAATATTCTGTTAACAGCTTTCCAAATGTCAGGGTGTGCTGTGCCACTGTAAGTTGAATATCTTCCTGTTTTTGAAGTTGGGATCCTAGAAATTATTGAAGACAATTTATACTAAAATCTGATATTCTATGGACTAAGTGGGGTCATCAGATAATTATTAATTGATGCAGGGTCCAGATACAATACAACACATGGATTAATAAATACGAAAGCACAAACAAATTCaatcatatataaatattaatataaaacagagGCAATGCCTCCACAGCGGATTGTTAGTGTGTAGTGCTAAACTTCAcatgtgataaaacaaaaataaaaatgagaaagaataataaaatatagatagAAAATCAACCAGCAACGAGTTAGATAATGAATTCATCTTCTCAGCAACGTTTCAAGCTGAGATTCATTCAATACATTTAGCAAACATTAGCTGGTGGGATCTTCTCAGTGTTGTGATGATCTGCTGCTCATCATATCTGAAGGTAAACACCTTTATATCCTGGGATGTGGTTGAGGAGTTAAGCTAATTGAGACGTTATTTGACTGTTTAGTGTTATTATGGATAATTCTCACATTCAGTGGCTACAAACTACTTGTGGTTCAAATCTACAATTCACTGAACAAACTTTACCCAAAAACatgattgtctttttttctgcttcacatGAAAACATTGACAAACTACATCGTGTTTCCTCAGCTAACCTGAACTAGAGATATGATATAAACTCAACCAGATCCAGCCTGACACGGTTACGTCTCTCACATGAACCCAGGAACCTGAAGCACTTGACTAAACTTACTTTGCTTTGTCGTCGACTCTTTATTCGGCTCCTGTGACCAACTGTAGGAAGTAGCTAACAACAGCTAGCTGCTTGCTAACAACTACGGGAGCCGCAATGGGACATAGCGCGTATTTAGAGTTGCGAGATGTGTCAGAGTTTAGTGGATTCAATTAGAAGATATTTGGCTGATTTGCTTGAACACTGAATTGTATGGGTTTCTTATTGTGTTTATGACCATGACTATGAAGTATGATTCATCTACAGTTGTTcatgttgaatttaaaaaaaatgtcacttcaGGAGGATATTTACTAATTTCTTGTCCTTCGTGTTCATGTGCAAATAAAATTCTGTATTGTTCAGTATAAAATATTGTTCTGATGTTGTTCTAACCGGAAACCTTTGCTACCAGCtctttaaatgtgaataatcCCTGTTTTATATAATAGTTGAACCCATTTGGGTGTTTGTGACTGTTGATCAGAATAAATAACAGATCAACTTCAGGGAATAGCGACAGGCGTGTATTTCactatattttgatattttactgactgaataataaatgtgttaCCAAAGGAAATGACCATCACAtgtattgataataaaaatatttcctaGTCTAAGCCTTACAGTGTACAGAATATTCTGTCGTGCCCTAGGTATGCTGTCAGTTAATTGCTGGAATTAAAGCAAAATGTAtctatttaaagaaaaaataacttCCTTGGGCCTGTTTGATCAACCCAGCCGTGCATATGCAGCCTATCTGTTGTTACATTTCTTTGGCTCTGTCACATCACATCAGTGGCTCTCAAACTTTGTCAGTGTGCTACATATGGATGAAAATACTGTGAAAGTAAATCATTCCCCTTTTTTTGCCAGGGACCCCCCCTGTGACCCCTGAAGGGCCCTGTGGTTTACTGATTGTCAGGGAATGCGCGTGTGCCTCCTCTCCGGTAGGTGGCGGCAGAGCTGTGGGTGACGCCGCAGAGCCCGCGGTGAGGAAGACGCTCCGCTCTGACTCTACAGCGCCACTTTTGATCGCTCGATGCTTCGCGtcgtcaacaacaacaacaacaactccccGGGGAAGTTGTCCCAGTGGTTAATGGACCCCGAGCCACGAAGATAGAGCCTCGGCTTCCACGTGAAAGGTAAATAAGAATGATTGAGTCTGATGAAATGATGTTTAATACGGAAATAAAGCGCTGCCAGAGCAACTGTCCATCACTACCAACGGTCGCTAGGCGTTTAGCTTGCTAACGCCACTAGCTCAACCACAGTAAACACTGTCCTGACAAAGTGCAGCGAGACCTTTCAActtagttttacatttaaaataccaACCGAACTAAATAGTTCAGCTTTTAATTCATGCTAAAGTGTTTCGACGTCTCGTTTTTACTTTTTCAAGTTACAATGCGTGATATTTTAAATCAGGAAAGACAGCACTGGACTAAAAGCTGTGTTTGGGATCCACACTGCTGCACAAGTTGCACGTGGACTGATTTGATCAAATATAAAGAAGTTATGATTTAAGCTAAATGCTGTGTTTGGGATCCATACTGCTGCACGTCTGTATATGCATGTGGAATGAAGGTCTAAGAAAATAGAACTTTGTAAATGAATTAATATTATATGGTAAATGTGCAAGAGTTCGAATTGACTaattcacaaatacacagatcAGCCACAGCAATAAAACTGTAGACTGAGTAAAAgcagttttaatgttgtggctgatcggtGTGTATACATGTTGCAGAAATGAATTGTGTTAAGGCAGCCATTTACTGTATAACTTAAAAATTGTGGAGATATAATGTTTGTGATAAGTATTTCCATTATTACCAGTGGACATCATGGCCCTGTTAGCCTTTACAAGTCTTCTAAATGACTTCTTAAAAGTATTTCTCTTCCTAGATCAAAGATGGTTCAGGACAGTGCTCAGATTCGGCGGCAGGGTGCCCAGGACTTTATGGCGTACTATGACTTTGTCTGTGCCGGACAGGAATTAgtccctctcccctctgtcaAGATGAACCTTGACAAAGGGACGCTGGACTTTAGTGGAGACAGGCTCAAAGTGACGGATTGGCCACCGGTTTTCGCCTCAATCTCAATCAACAAACACCTGCACCACATTGCAATAAGCAGCACTTACCAAGCTAGTTCTGGAGCTCCAGGTAAGGCCCAAAAATAAACCTGTTTCAAcatctgaaagtgaaaaagtaGTTTATATCATCTTATTTACCTACGGTGTTAACCTGTACACGTAAATTCAATTATAAACTCATATGACTTCCTACTTTTCTTGCTAAACATTAATcgtatcatcatcattttcagaTAGAAGGTACTATAAATCCAACTTCAAGAAGAAGATCCCAGCCGTTCGCTCGAAGGACTCAACATTCAAGTTGTGCAAAGCGCTTAGAGAGTGTCTGACTGTTTCACCCAACCTTAAGACTCTGCAGCTTAACGGACTTCCACTGAGAGAGCGGGACCTCATCACATTGACAAAGGTGAAAACACTGAGGATGTTATTTGCAGTGTAAAGAGTGAAGTTTTaactattttattgttttattttagagaGACTGGCACAGAATCATGAGATCTTTTTCATAAACCACAGGGAGTTCTCTTGTCTtggagaacaaaaacatttattttgggtgtttggaaacaatgaatCTCAGTTAAAGTTGATTCAAACAGCCATATGTATTCTTTTCCAGGGTTTGGCAAAAAGTATTTCCTTGGAAAACCTATCCCTCGCCAATTGTCCAATATCTGATGAGGGCTTAGAGGGTATGTTTATTCACAGTATCATTTCCTTTCATTATTCAGAAAGTTTGTACGCTGTCTGTGAGCATTTTATCTTTGTAACTGGCCTCTTCATGTGTTTCAGTGATTTGCCAAAGTGTTAAGTACTCATTAAGCATCAGGACGGTGGATTTCACAGGATGCAATCTCAcctggagaggagcagagcatATGGCCAACATAATCAAGgtgtaatatttaatttttaatgctTGATCTGGCATAATAGTTTTTTAATGTGGTATTGACATTTTATACTGAAGTGGCATGTAATTAatcaaacaatataaatattatttcaaataagacatgtatttaaaaatgtccataTTTGTAATAATGTAAAGTATTTTCACAGCATCAGGGAATGCAGAGGCATGGCACTGCATGGGCAGAGTCTTTGAGGTATCGGCAGCCACATCTCCAGAGAATGGGAGGTCTCCGCCGAGTCACCCTCAACTGTAACATTCTGATCGGGGACCgaggagctgctgctctcgCACATGAATTGGCCGAGGACCTCTGGCTTAAAGGTTAGTAGGTGTTGCTTTGAGTCAAAGAGaagagaatgtgtttttgttttttgctgttttcgTTTTTGTAAGAAGTTTGCTcaggttttctgtttctattctgTGACTTGTTGAACAGCCGTGGACCTGCAGAGATGTGGTCTTTCCAACGAAGGAGCTCATCATCTGCTGCAAGCCTTAAAAACAaattcttctctttgtgtgcTGGATATC belongs to Hippoglossus stenolepis isolate QCI-W04-F060 chromosome 9, HSTE1.2, whole genome shotgun sequence and includes:
- the ubox5 gene encoding RING finger protein 37 isoform X1, giving the protein MVLNLCQPHFYTTVHCNKLCADGYDVSNLVSADPALQRQGFKLEYFLRPPVQVTLTFGFQVELCRVDVELWPWGMDRGQASKRLEISTSSDPLPSHKFNQGHKRVQQKEKIQMQVKHQNKLNNNNQECDSKSHHSNGHPWTVQAQQWGEEAVGGYSYKHQMAKDQGQANADSHQPEAEFKLVGRCELRDLTRVCFSQSNFRPQPLFPSPPPSLPANCRQEDLWSRGALSLGAVTQLRVTLAFGGSASALGFKALSVWGQPARCCPPQEVERIKTVHEASERRLPQPGFFTSSVRQASQPQQAATPLSSHSIPEEFLDPLTQEVMMLPMLLPSGVSVDNTTLEECQKREATWGRPPNDPFTGVPFTSTSQPLPNPQLKLRIDHFILQRGGVRRDGMLGRQGEGKNPQASRLIASREEGQSHIAPFLSKSSINSTVRSSKSTIQEEDAGLGQSSDYGNCTIYSQPLATENKSELDQKKKRFLNYRRDSVEEFDEKQLQPQTKRPRHDALSVPTCSSHEQRLSTSLDEALFSALQGRPSFTSNLSQQRRDTRDSEALNTTQQSLSSDIPNIGTGEKTCSACSCSVSVYSTSASSIYRLTCGHLLCRACLQRRPHAPNSVTTVTSNNVLCPTCQSGTPRSDIIRVHH
- the ubox5 gene encoding RING finger protein 37 isoform X2, with product MVLNLCQPHFYTTVHCNKLCADGYDVSNLVSADPALQRQGFKLEYFLRPPVQVTLTFGFQVELCRVDVELWPWGMDRGQASKRLEISTSSDPLPSHKFNQGHKRVQQKEKIQMQVKHQNKLNNNNQECDSKSHHSNGHPWTVQAQQWGEEAVGGYSYKHQMAKDQGQANADSHQPEAEFKLVGRCELRDLTRVCFSQSNFRPQPLFPSPPPSLPANCRQEDLWSRGALSLGAVTQLRVTLAFGGSASALGFKALSVWGQPARCCPPQEVERIKTVHEASERRLPQPGFFTSSVRQASQPQQAATPLSHSIPEEFLDPLTQEVMMLPMLLPSGVSVDNTTLEECQKREATWGRPPNDPFTGVPFTSTSQPLPNPQLKLRIDHFILQRGGVRRDGMLGRQGEGKNPQASRLIASREEGQSHIAPFLSKSSINSTVRSSKSTIQEEDAGLGQSSDYGNCTIYSQPLATENKSELDQKKKRFLNYRRDSVEEFDEKQLQPQTKRPRHDALSVPTCSSHEQRLSTSLDEALFSALQGRPSFTSNLSQQRRDTRDSEALNTTQQSLSSDIPNIGTGEKTCSACSCSVSVYSTSASSIYRLTCGHLLCRACLQRRPHAPNSVTTVTSNNVLCPTCQSGTPRSDIIRVHH